Proteins encoded in a region of the Phoenix dactylifera cultivar Barhee BC4 unplaced genomic scaffold, palm_55x_up_171113_PBpolish2nd_filt_p 000860F, whole genome shotgun sequence genome:
- the LOC103710549 gene encoding elongation factor 2-like isoform X2, translated as MVKFTAEELRRIMDFKHNIRNMSVIAHVDHGKSTLTDSLVAAAGIIAQEVAGDVRMTDTRQDEAERGITIKSTGISLYYEMSDESLKNYKGERNGNEYLINLIDSPGHVDFSSEVTAALRITDGALVVVDCIEGVCVQTETVLRQALGERIRPVLTVNKMDRCFLELQVDGEEAYQTFQRVIENANVIMATYEDSLLGDCQVYPEKGTVAFSAGLHGWAFTLTNFAKMYASRFGVDEGKMMERLWGENYFDPATRKWTSRNTGSPTCKRGFVQFCYEPIKQIISTCMNDQKDKLWPMLQKLGVTMKSEEKDLNGKALMKRVMQTWLPASTALLEMMIFHLPAPAKAQKYRVENLYEGPLDDIYANAIRNCDPDGPLMLYVSKMIPASDKGRFFAFGRVFSGRVSTGLKVRIMGPNYVPGEKKDLYVKSVQRTVIWMGKRQESVEDVPCGNTVALVGLDQYITKNATLTNEKEVDAHPIRAMKFSVSPVVRVAVQCKVASDLPKLVEGLKRLAKSDPMVVCTIEESGEHIIAGAGELHLEICLKDLQEDFMGGAEIIKSDPVVSFRETVLERSCRTVMSKSPNKHNRLYMEARPLEDGLAEAIDDGRIGPRDDPKSRSRILSEEFGWDKELAKKIWCFGPETTGPNMVVDMCKGVQYLNEIKDSVVAGFQWASKEGPLAEENMRGICFEVCDVVLHADAIHRGGGQVIPTARRVIYASQMTAKPRLLEPVYLVEIQAPEQALGGIYSVLNQKRGHVFEEMQRPGTPLYNVKAYLPVIESFGFSGTLRAATSGQAFPQAVFDHWDMMPSDPLEPGSQTANLVADIRKRKGLKQQITPLSEYEDRL; from the exons ATG GTGAAGTTTACGGCAGAAGAGCTCCGCAGAATTATGGATTTCAAGCACAATATCCGTAATATGTCTGTCATTGCACATGTTGATCATG GAAAATCTACTCTTACTGACTCTCTTGTGGCGGCTGCTGGTATCATTGCACAAGAAGTGGCAGGTGATGTGCGTATGACTGATACACGCCAGGATGAAGCTGAACGTGGCATCACGATCAAGTCTACTGGGATCTCTCTCTATTATGAGATGTCTGATGAGTCACTAAAAAACTACAAAGGTGAAAGGAATGGAAATGAGTACTTGATCAACCTCATTGATTCGCCTGGGCACGTTGACTTCTCTTCAGAGGTCACTGCTGCTCTCCGTATCACTGATGGTGCACTGGTTGTGGTAGACTGTATCGAGGGTGTCTGTGTTCAGACTGAAACTGTCTTACGACAGGCTCTTGGAGAAAGGATTAGGCCAGTTTTGACTGTCAACAAGATGGACCGCTGCTTCCTTGAGCTCCAAGTTGATGGAGAGGAAGCCTACCAGACATTTCAACGTGTGATTGAAAATGCCAATGTGATCATGGCCACATACGAAGATTCTCTTCTTGGTGATTGCCAAGTTTACCCAGAGAAAGGAACTGTAGCTTTTTCTGCTGGCTTGCATGGTTGGGCTTTCACGTTGACCAACTTTGCCAAGATGTATGCATCCAGGTTCGGAGTTGATGAGGGAAAAATGATGGAGAGACTCTGGGGAGAGAATTACTTCGACCCTGCCACAAGGAAGTGGACTTCCAGAAACACAGGTTCACCCACTTGCAAGAGAGGATTTGTTCAGTTCTGCTATGAACCTATCAAACAAATTATAAGTACATGCATGAATGATCAGAAGGACAAGTTATGGCCCATGTTGCAGAAGCTAGGTGTCACCATGAAGTCTGAGGAGAAAGATTTGAATGGGAAAGCACTGATGAAACGTGTGATGCAGACCTGGCTGCCTGCAAGTACTGCCCTTCTTGAAATGATGATCTTCCACCTTCCAGCTCCAGCAAAGGCACAGAAATACCGTGTGGAGAATTTGTATGAAGGCCCTCTTGATGACATATATGCAAATGCCATTAGAAACTGTGATCCAGATGGGCCTCTGATGCTTTATGTCTCGAAGATGATTCCAGCATCGGATAAAGGTAGGTTCTTTGCCTTTGGTCGAGTCTTTTCTGGGAGGGTAAGCACTGGTTTGAAGGTCAGGATAATGGGGCCTAACTATGTTCCTGGTGAGAAGAAGGATCTGTATGTTAAGAGCGTGCAGCGAACTGTTATTTGGATGGGTAAGAGGCAAGAGTCCGTGGAGGATGTGCCATGTGGAAACACTGTTGCTTTGGTTGGTCTGGATCAGTACATTACAAAGAATGCAACTCTAACCAATGAGAAGGAAGTGGATGCTCATCCAATCAGGGCAATGAAGTTCTCGGTTTCACCTGTTGTTCGTGTTGCTGTGCAATGTAAGGTCGCCTCTGACCTACCTAAGCTTGTTGAGGGCTTGAAACGACTTGCCAAATCTGATCCCATGGTGGTGTGTACAATTGAGGAATCTGGTGAGCACATTATTGCTGGAGCTGGAGAACTGCATCTTGAGATCTGCTTGAAGGACCTGCAAGAAGACTTCATGGGCGGCGCAGAGATTATTAAGTCTGATCCTGTTGTGTCTTTCCGTGAAACAGTTCTTGAGAGGTCTTGTCGTACGGTGATGAGCAAGTCTCCTAACAAGCACAACCGTTTGTACATGGAGGCCCGACCTTTGGAGGATGGACTTGCTGAGGCTATTGACGACGGGCGTATTGGCCCCAGGGATGATCCCAAGTCCCGATCCAGAATCCTATCTGAAGAGTTTGGATGGGATAAAGAGCTTGCAAAGAAGATCTGGTGCTTTGGGCCTGAAACCACTGGTCCTAACATGGTTGTTGACATGTGTAAGGGAGTTCAGTATCTGAATGAAATCAAGGACTCTGTGGTTGCTGGGTTCCAATGGGCTTCAAAAGAAGGGCCATTAGCTGAAGAAAATATGCGAGGCATTTGCTTTGAAGTCTGTGATGTTGTTCTCCATGCTGATGCCATCCACCGAGGTGGCGGGCAGGTTATTCCAACTGCAAGAAGGGTTATATACGCTTCCCAGATGACTGCCAAACCTAGGCTTTTGGAGCCTGTTTATCTTGTTGAAATTCAGGCACCAGAACAGGCCCTTGGAGGCATATATAGTGTTCTTAATCAAAAGAGAGGTCATGTCTTTGAGGAGATGCAGAGGCCAGGTACTCCACTTTATAATGTCAAGGCTTACCTGCCTGTCATCGAGTCCTTTGGATTCTCGGGCACTCTGAGGGCTGCAACTTCTGGTCAGGCGTTCCCACAGGCTGTCTTTGATCACTGGGATATGATGCCTTCTGACCCATTGGAGCCTGGGTCCCAGACTGCAAACCTGGTTGCTGATATTCGCAAGAGGAAGGGTCTCAAGCAACAGATTACACCACTCTCTGAGTACGAGGACAGGCTATAA
- the LOC103710549 gene encoding elongation factor 2-like isoform X1 produces the protein MQVKFTAEELRRIMDFKHNIRNMSVIAHVDHGKSTLTDSLVAAAGIIAQEVAGDVRMTDTRQDEAERGITIKSTGISLYYEMSDESLKNYKGERNGNEYLINLIDSPGHVDFSSEVTAALRITDGALVVVDCIEGVCVQTETVLRQALGERIRPVLTVNKMDRCFLELQVDGEEAYQTFQRVIENANVIMATYEDSLLGDCQVYPEKGTVAFSAGLHGWAFTLTNFAKMYASRFGVDEGKMMERLWGENYFDPATRKWTSRNTGSPTCKRGFVQFCYEPIKQIISTCMNDQKDKLWPMLQKLGVTMKSEEKDLNGKALMKRVMQTWLPASTALLEMMIFHLPAPAKAQKYRVENLYEGPLDDIYANAIRNCDPDGPLMLYVSKMIPASDKGRFFAFGRVFSGRVSTGLKVRIMGPNYVPGEKKDLYVKSVQRTVIWMGKRQESVEDVPCGNTVALVGLDQYITKNATLTNEKEVDAHPIRAMKFSVSPVVRVAVQCKVASDLPKLVEGLKRLAKSDPMVVCTIEESGEHIIAGAGELHLEICLKDLQEDFMGGAEIIKSDPVVSFRETVLERSCRTVMSKSPNKHNRLYMEARPLEDGLAEAIDDGRIGPRDDPKSRSRILSEEFGWDKELAKKIWCFGPETTGPNMVVDMCKGVQYLNEIKDSVVAGFQWASKEGPLAEENMRGICFEVCDVVLHADAIHRGGGQVIPTARRVIYASQMTAKPRLLEPVYLVEIQAPEQALGGIYSVLNQKRGHVFEEMQRPGTPLYNVKAYLPVIESFGFSGTLRAATSGQAFPQAVFDHWDMMPSDPLEPGSQTANLVADIRKRKGLKQQITPLSEYEDRL, from the exons ATGCAGGTGAAGTTTACGGCAGAAGAGCTCCGCAGAATTATGGATTTCAAGCACAATATCCGTAATATGTCTGTCATTGCACATGTTGATCATG GAAAATCTACTCTTACTGACTCTCTTGTGGCGGCTGCTGGTATCATTGCACAAGAAGTGGCAGGTGATGTGCGTATGACTGATACACGCCAGGATGAAGCTGAACGTGGCATCACGATCAAGTCTACTGGGATCTCTCTCTATTATGAGATGTCTGATGAGTCACTAAAAAACTACAAAGGTGAAAGGAATGGAAATGAGTACTTGATCAACCTCATTGATTCGCCTGGGCACGTTGACTTCTCTTCAGAGGTCACTGCTGCTCTCCGTATCACTGATGGTGCACTGGTTGTGGTAGACTGTATCGAGGGTGTCTGTGTTCAGACTGAAACTGTCTTACGACAGGCTCTTGGAGAAAGGATTAGGCCAGTTTTGACTGTCAACAAGATGGACCGCTGCTTCCTTGAGCTCCAAGTTGATGGAGAGGAAGCCTACCAGACATTTCAACGTGTGATTGAAAATGCCAATGTGATCATGGCCACATACGAAGATTCTCTTCTTGGTGATTGCCAAGTTTACCCAGAGAAAGGAACTGTAGCTTTTTCTGCTGGCTTGCATGGTTGGGCTTTCACGTTGACCAACTTTGCCAAGATGTATGCATCCAGGTTCGGAGTTGATGAGGGAAAAATGATGGAGAGACTCTGGGGAGAGAATTACTTCGACCCTGCCACAAGGAAGTGGACTTCCAGAAACACAGGTTCACCCACTTGCAAGAGAGGATTTGTTCAGTTCTGCTATGAACCTATCAAACAAATTATAAGTACATGCATGAATGATCAGAAGGACAAGTTATGGCCCATGTTGCAGAAGCTAGGTGTCACCATGAAGTCTGAGGAGAAAGATTTGAATGGGAAAGCACTGATGAAACGTGTGATGCAGACCTGGCTGCCTGCAAGTACTGCCCTTCTTGAAATGATGATCTTCCACCTTCCAGCTCCAGCAAAGGCACAGAAATACCGTGTGGAGAATTTGTATGAAGGCCCTCTTGATGACATATATGCAAATGCCATTAGAAACTGTGATCCAGATGGGCCTCTGATGCTTTATGTCTCGAAGATGATTCCAGCATCGGATAAAGGTAGGTTCTTTGCCTTTGGTCGAGTCTTTTCTGGGAGGGTAAGCACTGGTTTGAAGGTCAGGATAATGGGGCCTAACTATGTTCCTGGTGAGAAGAAGGATCTGTATGTTAAGAGCGTGCAGCGAACTGTTATTTGGATGGGTAAGAGGCAAGAGTCCGTGGAGGATGTGCCATGTGGAAACACTGTTGCTTTGGTTGGTCTGGATCAGTACATTACAAAGAATGCAACTCTAACCAATGAGAAGGAAGTGGATGCTCATCCAATCAGGGCAATGAAGTTCTCGGTTTCACCTGTTGTTCGTGTTGCTGTGCAATGTAAGGTCGCCTCTGACCTACCTAAGCTTGTTGAGGGCTTGAAACGACTTGCCAAATCTGATCCCATGGTGGTGTGTACAATTGAGGAATCTGGTGAGCACATTATTGCTGGAGCTGGAGAACTGCATCTTGAGATCTGCTTGAAGGACCTGCAAGAAGACTTCATGGGCGGCGCAGAGATTATTAAGTCTGATCCTGTTGTGTCTTTCCGTGAAACAGTTCTTGAGAGGTCTTGTCGTACGGTGATGAGCAAGTCTCCTAACAAGCACAACCGTTTGTACATGGAGGCCCGACCTTTGGAGGATGGACTTGCTGAGGCTATTGACGACGGGCGTATTGGCCCCAGGGATGATCCCAAGTCCCGATCCAGAATCCTATCTGAAGAGTTTGGATGGGATAAAGAGCTTGCAAAGAAGATCTGGTGCTTTGGGCCTGAAACCACTGGTCCTAACATGGTTGTTGACATGTGTAAGGGAGTTCAGTATCTGAATGAAATCAAGGACTCTGTGGTTGCTGGGTTCCAATGGGCTTCAAAAGAAGGGCCATTAGCTGAAGAAAATATGCGAGGCATTTGCTTTGAAGTCTGTGATGTTGTTCTCCATGCTGATGCCATCCACCGAGGTGGCGGGCAGGTTATTCCAACTGCAAGAAGGGTTATATACGCTTCCCAGATGACTGCCAAACCTAGGCTTTTGGAGCCTGTTTATCTTGTTGAAATTCAGGCACCAGAACAGGCCCTTGGAGGCATATATAGTGTTCTTAATCAAAAGAGAGGTCATGTCTTTGAGGAGATGCAGAGGCCAGGTACTCCACTTTATAATGTCAAGGCTTACCTGCCTGTCATCGAGTCCTTTGGATTCTCGGGCACTCTGAGGGCTGCAACTTCTGGTCAGGCGTTCCCACAGGCTGTCTTTGATCACTGGGATATGATGCCTTCTGACCCATTGGAGCCTGGGTCCCAGACTGCAAACCTGGTTGCTGATATTCGCAAGAGGAAGGGTCTCAAGCAACAGATTACACCACTCTCTGAGTACGAGGACAGGCTATAA